The genomic interval TGATCTTCAGTATAATATCTCTGGGGCAGGACGAGGGTCAGTACAATCAACAGCTCCTGTATCACAGGTACCTTTTGATATTGAAGGGAATCGTAAACAACAAGTACAGGCAACAAATAATAGTGAGGGAGTTGTATTTGCCCGACTTATTCAGCAAGGTACCCCCGCCGCTGGCAAGACAACGGCAGCTTCTAATAACCTGGTTCAGAAAGTTAAATATCTAAACTTGGACGGAGAAGAGTTAAATCCAGCTCGTCTCCCTCAGGGAACCGACATCATTGCCGAAGTAACGGTACGAAATCCAGGCACTCGCGGAAATCATAAGAATTTGGCCCTTACCCAGATTTTTCCTTCAGGATGGGAAATCCGAAATACCCGTATGGATAAAACCACATTTAAAAAACCCACATCTGAGCCTGACTACCAAGACATTCGCGACGACCGGGTATATACCTATTTTGACCTGCCGGCGGGAAAGAGTAAAACATTTAGAACTATGTTGAACATTAGCTACACAGGCAAATACTACCTGCCTACCGTCTCTACAAGCGCAATGTACGACGAAACAGTCAGCGCTCGAACGCCCGGTCAATGGGTTAAAGTAGTACTTCCTGAATAGTGAATAAAACAGGAAATAAGACCAACCAAGAATACTCAGATAATAGAATGTTGAACTGGGCTAAAGACCGATTCCAATGGATTCTCGTTCTACTTGGACTTGGTTTAGGCCTGTTCTTATTCTGGAACTGTTTGCCCCAGCCGTTATTTAACACCCCTTATTCTACCGTACTCGAAGACCAAAATGGAAAACTAATGGGAGCCAAAATTGCCAGTGATGAGCAGTGGCGATTCCCACTAAGCAAGGATGTCCCTACAAAGTTTGAAAAAGCACTGTTAGAATACGAAGACCAGTATTTTTACCAGCATCCGGGCGTTGATCCTACCGCGGTTTTACGAGCTGTTATTCAGAATATTGAGGCCGGCAAAGTTGTTAGCGGTGCAAGCACTCTAACCATGCAGGTCATCCGGCTGTCGCGCAAAGATCAGCCTCGGACTTATTGGGAAAAGATAAAAGAAGCAATTTTGGCTTTGCGCCTTGAGCTTTCCTACTCTAAAAAAGAAATTTTAGCTCGGTATGCAGCGCATGCCCCCTTTGGAGGTAATGTTGTTGGGCTGGAAGCCGCGTCGTGGCGATATTTTGGACGGCCACCCTCACAGCTTTCATGGGCCGAAACCACTACCTTGGCCGTACTTCCCAATAGTCCTTCGCTAATACATCCGGGTAGAAATCGTAACCGTCTGAGAAACAAGCGTGATCAATTACTTAAACGATTAAAGAACAGCGGCACGATTGACTCCCTAACGTATAAGCTGGCCAAATCTGAACCTTTGCCCGGAAAGCCCTTGCCATTACCCCGCATAGCTCCACGGCTACTCACGCGTATGGTTACCGGCAAATTCCGCCAGCACCGGGTCAAATCTACGATAGACTTGTCCCTGCAAAAACAAGCTCGAAATGTAGTAGAACGCCACCACAAATTATTAAAACAAAACCAAATTCATAATACAGCAGCTCTGATTGCTGATGTGAAAACCGGTGCTGTACGAGCGTATATCGGCAACACAAAGGATGCATCCAGTCCCCATGAAAATAACGTTGATGTGGTAACTGCACCGCGGAGTACCGGCAGTATCCTTAAACCCTTTTTGTATATGCTCATGCAGGATAAAGGACAACTATTACCTAATATGCTGGTAGCTGACATTCCTACTGAAATTGCCGGCTATTCGCCAGAAAATTTCAGTAGGTCGTACAATGGAGCTGTACCGGCCTCCGAAGCCCTTTCTCGTTCTCTCAATGTGCCTGCCGTACGTTTACTACAGGATTTTGGAGTGCCGAGGTTTCATCATTATTTGCAGCAAATGGGTATGAAAACTCTCGACTATCCACCAGAACATTATGGATTATCGCTCATCCTCGGTGGGGCCGAAGGAAGTTTATGGGATATTACCGGAATGTACACCTCCGTTGCTCGATTTATGAACCACTATAATGCCGCTAATCCACAAACAAATATCTTCCGTCCCAAACCACTCCACTTTACAAAAGGAGCTGAAAATAGCTCAGAATATTCTTTCCCGCTTAATGCGGGTGCGGTCTGGTACACCCTCGAGACCATGTTAGACGTACACCGCCCAGAAAAAGATGTCAATTGGCGACAATTTCAGTCTTCCCGTAAAATAGGGTGGAAAACGGGTACCAGCTTTGGTTACCGGGATGGATGGGCTATCGGTGTTACACCAGAGTACGTGATTGGAGTATGGGTAGGTAATGCCGATGGGGAAGGACGACCCGGCCTAATAGGTATTAAAACAGCCGGACCTATTTTGTTTGATTTATTTGACTCATTGGATAAAACAAGCTGGTTTCATGAACCCCTATATGCCATGCAAAAAGTACCTGTTTGTAGCAAAAGTGGCCACCGGGCTGGTCCCTATTGTAATACTGTGGATACTGTTGCTGTACCCAAACCGGGACTTAAAACAGAACCCTGTCCTTACCACCAGCAGGTACATCTGGATAAAACGGAAAACTATCGTGTAAACAGTAACTGCATGTCCATAGAAAAGATGAAGGATGAATCTTGGTTTGTTCTTCCTCCAGCACAAGAGTGGTATTACAAACAAAAGAATCCAAATTATCGTGTACTACCCCCCATGCTTAAACAGTGCCAGAAAAATACTGACGCTACAACTGTCATGGAACTAATATATCCACATGACGCATCACAAATTTATATTCCAAAAGAACTGGATGGCTCAAAGGGAAAAACTATATTTAAAGTAGCGCACCGGGGCAACAATTCCACGGTGTACTGGCACCTAGACAATCAGTATTTGGGCAAAACTAAAGATTCCCATCAGATGGCGCTTTCGCCATTGCCCGGCCGACATCTTCTTACACTGATAGATGAGGAAGGAGCTACGCTACGCCATCAGTTCAAAATTTTGAGCAGGTAAATAACCCGCGATCTTTTATAATGCATTTTGCAGGGTGTCAGTATAATCCAGTTTCTCCCAAGGAAATTGGCCGCGACCAAAATGCCCATAGGCAGCAGTCTCGGTATAAATAGGCCGTTTCAGATCAAACCGTTCAATTATTCCCTCTGGGGTTAGATCAACAGTTTCCTGGATAGCATTAGCCAATTTAGCATCAGTAACCTGACCGGTACCTTGTGTATCCACGTTTATAGATACCGGCTGCGGAATGCCAATAGCATACGCCAGCTGCACACTGCACTCATCAGCCAGCTCGGCTGCTACTACATTTTTTGCAATATGCCGTGCTGCATACGCTGCACTACGATCAACCTTGGACGGATCTTTGCCCGAAAAGGCACCACCGCCGTGTGAGCCACGTCCGCCATAGGTGTCCACGATAATTTTACGTCCTGTTAGTCCGGTATCTCCGTGGGGTCCACCAATTACAAACTTACCAGTAGGATTTACGTGGAAAATTGTATCCTCGTCAATAAGCCCATCCGCAATAACATTGGGGAGAAGCTCTTTCTTGAGATCCTTTTTTATTTGCTTCTGCTCTACATCTGCATCGTGCTGTGTAGAAATTACAATCGTGTGGATACGCTCCAGATTCCCCTCATCATCATATTCTACCGTAACCTGACTTTTGCTGTCGGGAGCAAGATACGGAAGCTTGGAGGTATTCTTACGGATATGCGCCAGTTCCTGAAGCAGATTATGTGAATACTCCAGGCTCATCGGCATATAAGTATCAGTCTCATTTATAGCATAGCCAAACATCATACCTTGGTCGCCGGCACCCATTTTTTTGTCGTCTCCTTCATCAACGCCCTGTGCAATATCGGGACTTTGTTGATGAATAGTTGTTAATACACCGCACGACTCTGAATCAAAGCGATAGGAATTTTTAGTATATCCAATGTTGCGAATTACTTCTCGGGCAATTTCTTGTACATCTACATAAGCATCAGTAGTTACTTCGCCCG from Fodinibius salinus carries:
- the pbpC gene encoding penicillin-binding protein 1C; its protein translation is MLNWAKDRFQWILVLLGLGLGLFLFWNCLPQPLFNTPYSTVLEDQNGKLMGAKIASDEQWRFPLSKDVPTKFEKALLEYEDQYFYQHPGVDPTAVLRAVIQNIEAGKVVSGASTLTMQVIRLSRKDQPRTYWEKIKEAILALRLELSYSKKEILARYAAHAPFGGNVVGLEAASWRYFGRPPSQLSWAETTTLAVLPNSPSLIHPGRNRNRLRNKRDQLLKRLKNSGTIDSLTYKLAKSEPLPGKPLPLPRIAPRLLTRMVTGKFRQHRVKSTIDLSLQKQARNVVERHHKLLKQNQIHNTAALIADVKTGAVRAYIGNTKDASSPHENNVDVVTAPRSTGSILKPFLYMLMQDKGQLLPNMLVADIPTEIAGYSPENFSRSYNGAVPASEALSRSLNVPAVRLLQDFGVPRFHHYLQQMGMKTLDYPPEHYGLSLILGGAEGSLWDITGMYTSVARFMNHYNAANPQTNIFRPKPLHFTKGAENSSEYSFPLNAGAVWYTLETMLDVHRPEKDVNWRQFQSSRKIGWKTGTSFGYRDGWAIGVTPEYVIGVWVGNADGEGRPGLIGIKTAGPILFDLFDSLDKTSWFHEPLYAMQKVPVCSKSGHRAGPYCNTVDTVAVPKPGLKTEPCPYHQQVHLDKTENYRVNSNCMSIEKMKDESWFVLPPAQEWYYKQKNPNYRVLPPMLKQCQKNTDATTVMELIYPHDASQIYIPKELDGSKGKTIFKVAHRGNNSTVYWHLDNQYLGKTKDSHQMALSPLPGRHLLTLIDEEGATLRHQFKILSR
- the metK gene encoding methionine adenosyltransferase — protein: MKNLFTSESVSEGHPDKIADQISDSILDAMLEQDPESRVAVETMVTTGLAVISGEVTTDAYVDVQEIAREVIRNIGYTKNSYRFDSESCGVLTTIHQQSPDIAQGVDEGDDKKMGAGDQGMMFGYAINETDTYMPMSLEYSHNLLQELAHIRKNTSKLPYLAPDSKSQVTVEYDDEGNLERIHTIVISTQHDADVEQKQIKKDLKKELLPNVIADGLIDEDTIFHVNPTGKFVIGGPHGDTGLTGRKIIVDTYGGRGSHGGGAFSGKDPSKVDRSAAYAARHIAKNVVAAELADECSVQLAYAIGIPQPVSINVDTQGTGQVTDAKLANAIQETVDLTPEGIIERFDLKRPIYTETAAYGHFGRGQFPWEKLDYTDTLQNAL